In the genome of Rhodoplanes sp. Z2-YC6860, one region contains:
- a CDS encoding DUF2252 family protein — protein MAKSNFEPDFRKANAAYERWLSDALDGEIVAADLRAKHEKMASGAFPFLRATYWRWAETILEVCPKLRSAPRVLAVGDIHLENYGMWRDDDGRLVWGVNDFDEAAPMPYALDLVRLATSAALARPSRQYRNQDTCTFILEGYRRGLNDPRPFVLDEEHAALRSLFVVDEKDRAKFWTKVRAQRNSAKRPPKPYRRAIAAAMPEKNLEIQKFYPRQAGTGSLGRQRWVGVADWHDGLVLREAKALVPSGWVRAHGGKSQRILHVQEIANGRYRAPDPWYAADDELVVRRLSPNTRKIEVAEEPEELLNPRMLRAMGHELANIHLGTGDHRRAIESDIAKRREGWLHRSTTRAAAFVKEEFEAWRGKPTRSPKRPKRQPRR, from the coding sequence ATGGCGAAATCCAATTTCGAGCCTGACTTCCGCAAGGCGAATGCGGCCTACGAGCGCTGGCTGAGCGATGCATTGGACGGCGAGATTGTCGCCGCCGACCTGCGCGCCAAGCACGAGAAGATGGCGAGCGGAGCGTTTCCGTTTCTGCGCGCAACCTACTGGCGCTGGGCCGAGACCATCCTCGAGGTCTGCCCGAAGCTTCGCAGCGCGCCGCGGGTGCTGGCGGTCGGCGACATCCATCTCGAAAACTACGGCATGTGGCGTGACGACGACGGCCGGCTGGTCTGGGGCGTCAACGATTTCGACGAGGCCGCGCCGATGCCCTACGCGCTCGATCTGGTGCGACTCGCGACCAGCGCCGCACTGGCGCGACCGTCGCGCCAGTATCGCAACCAGGACACCTGCACCTTCATCCTCGAAGGCTATCGCAGGGGCTTGAACGATCCGCGGCCGTTCGTGCTCGACGAGGAGCACGCAGCGCTGCGGAGCCTGTTCGTTGTCGACGAGAAAGACCGCGCCAAGTTCTGGACCAAGGTCCGGGCCCAGAGAAATTCAGCGAAGCGGCCGCCCAAACCCTATCGCCGCGCCATCGCGGCGGCGATGCCCGAGAAAAACCTCGAGATCCAGAAGTTCTATCCGCGCCAGGCCGGCACCGGCAGCCTCGGACGGCAACGCTGGGTCGGCGTCGCCGACTGGCACGACGGCCTTGTGTTGCGCGAGGCCAAGGCATTGGTGCCATCGGGCTGGGTGCGCGCCCACGGCGGCAAGTCGCAGCGGATTCTTCATGTGCAGGAAATTGCCAACGGCCGCTATCGCGCGCCGGACCCATGGTACGCGGCGGATGACGAGCTGGTGGTGCGCAGGCTTTCGCCCAACACCCGCAAGATCGAGGTCGCCGAGGAGCCCGAAGAGCTGCTCAATCCGCGCATGCTGCGCGCCATGGGCCATGAGCTCGCCAACATCCATCTCGGCACTGGCGATCATCGCCGCGCGATCGAGAGCGACATCGCCAAGCGCCGCGAGGGCTGGCTGCATCGCTCGACCACGCGGGCGGCGGCCTTTGTCAAAGAGGAATTTGAGGCGTGGCGCGGCAAGCCAACGCGCAGCCCAAAGCGACCGAAACGGCAGCCGCGCCGCTAG
- a CDS encoding transporter substrate-binding domain-containing protein: MKELISTGKLRVGVAFAPSPSPLFVVKAKDGTVHGVTVDLGNELAKELGVEAEFVVAPNTGELVDALEAGRIDVSFMPVDDERKKRIDFGPVYFLVESTYMVTEASDLHKVGDVDQPGIRVVGIANTTTIRAAARSLTKTTIMAAQSIGDAVEMLTGGKADAFALSRDSLPPFVAKLPGSRIVEGGFQFTGVAIAVPRARPAALAYVSTFLEKAKSSGVVRSAFDRAGLQHLTVAP; the protein is encoded by the coding sequence ATGAAAGAACTCATCTCCACCGGTAAGCTCCGAGTCGGTGTGGCCTTCGCGCCGTCGCCGTCGCCGCTGTTCGTGGTCAAGGCCAAGGACGGCACGGTTCATGGCGTCACGGTCGATCTCGGCAATGAGCTTGCAAAGGAGCTTGGTGTCGAGGCTGAATTCGTGGTGGCGCCGAACACCGGCGAACTGGTCGACGCACTCGAGGCCGGGCGGATCGACGTGTCGTTCATGCCGGTCGACGACGAGCGCAAGAAGCGCATCGATTTCGGCCCGGTCTATTTCCTGGTCGAGAGCACCTACATGGTCACGGAGGCGTCGGACCTGCACAAAGTGGGCGACGTCGACCAGCCCGGCATTCGCGTGGTCGGCATCGCCAACACCACCACGATCCGCGCGGCGGCGCGTTCGCTGACCAAAACCACGATCATGGCGGCGCAGTCGATCGGCGACGCCGTGGAGATGCTGACCGGTGGCAAGGCGGATGCCTTTGCGCTGTCGCGCGACTCGCTGCCGCCGTTCGTTGCGAAGCTGCCCGGCTCGCGCATCGTCGAGGGCGGCTTTCAGTTCACCGGCGTGGCCATTGCGGTGCCGCGAGCGCGGCCCGCCGCGTTGGCCTATGTGAGCACTTTCCTGGAGAAGGCGAAGAGCTCCGGCGTGGTGCGCTCGGCTTTCGATCGCGCCGGTCTGCAGCACCTGACGGTCGCGCCGTAA
- a CDS encoding alpha-hydroxy acid oxidase, which produces MLVDCVDLDALEREARRVMRPESWVFCDTGADDEITAKENIAAWRALKLRPRVLRDIVEIDTSVTLLGAKVDTPIMVAPTGRHHLFHAEGERATARGSASAGALYVMSTSGATLVEDVAKERGSAPQWFQLYMQPDREATGALLDRCVKAGFKALVLTVDQPVPGWSPRAYRTPVIPSPDIRSVNMVGQPISQTAYDVDRKGVVMFPTNFSDLEWLVKRCAMPVVVKGVLRGDDARRCVDCGVKGIMVSNHGGRHLDTTVTTAEVVAEVVAAVGVNAEVYVDGGIRRGTDIVKALALGARAVLVGRPPLWGLSVSGADGAAAVLTHLRDEMVRAMQLCGAANLAALTPDLVKA; this is translated from the coding sequence ATGCTGGTGGATTGCGTCGATCTCGATGCGCTGGAGCGCGAGGCGCGTCGGGTCATGCGCCCGGAATCCTGGGTGTTCTGCGACACCGGCGCCGACGACGAAATCACCGCCAAGGAAAACATCGCGGCGTGGCGCGCGCTGAAATTGCGGCCGCGCGTGTTGCGCGACATCGTCGAGATCGACACATCTGTGACGCTGCTCGGCGCCAAGGTCGACACGCCGATCATGGTGGCGCCAACCGGGCGGCATCATCTGTTTCACGCCGAGGGCGAGCGCGCCACGGCGCGCGGCTCGGCCTCGGCCGGCGCGCTCTATGTGATGTCGACCAGCGGTGCGACGCTGGTCGAGGATGTCGCGAAGGAGCGCGGCTCGGCGCCGCAATGGTTCCAGCTCTACATGCAGCCCGACCGCGAGGCGACCGGCGCATTGCTCGACCGTTGCGTCAAGGCAGGCTTCAAGGCGCTGGTGCTGACAGTCGATCAGCCGGTGCCGGGCTGGAGCCCGCGCGCCTATCGGACCCCGGTTATTCCTTCGCCCGACATCCGCAGCGTCAACATGGTCGGTCAGCCGATCTCGCAAACCGCCTATGACGTCGATCGCAAGGGCGTCGTGATGTTTCCGACCAATTTCTCCGACCTCGAATGGCTGGTGAAGCGTTGCGCCATGCCAGTGGTGGTCAAGGGCGTGCTGCGCGGCGACGACGCGCGGCGCTGCGTCGACTGCGGCGTGAAGGGTATCATGGTGTCGAATCATGGCGGCCGCCATCTCGACACCACCGTCACGACCGCCGAGGTTGTTGCAGAGGTGGTGGCCGCGGTGGGCGTGAACGCCGAGGTCTATGTCGACGGCGGCATCCGTCGCGGCACCGACATCGTCAAGGCGCTGGCGCTCGGCGCCCGCGCCGTGCTGGTCGGCCGGCCGCCGCTGTGGGGCCTGTCGGTGAGCGGCGCCGACGGCGCTGCGGCGGTGCTGACGCACTTGCGCGACGAGATGGTTCGGGCCATGCAGCTTTGCGGCGCGGCAAACTTGGCGGCGTTGACGCCGGATTTGGTGAAGGCCTAG
- a CDS encoding isocitrate lyase/PEP mutase family protein, with the protein MPSARPSTADKRKTFRELHRSGCFVIPNPWNVGSARYLQGLGFKALATTSAGHAHAMGYPDGAQSRDEVLAHYKELAAATDVPLNADFENGFADDPDTVAENVTRCIATGVAGLSIEDSPQHGQFPLYDFDLALARGKAARAAIDKAGGDVVFTARTEGFIRGRPDLDETIRRLKAFADAGADCLYSPGIKTREQIEATVKAVGGKPINFLNSGAFGFTVSDLAGMGVRRISVGGTLSRVAMDAFVKSAKAIATDGKFDSFAGTISNQELNAFFSNDRKTWS; encoded by the coding sequence ATGCCGTCCGCCCGTCCGTCTACCGCCGACAAGCGCAAGACCTTTCGCGAGTTGCACCGGAGCGGCTGCTTCGTCATTCCCAATCCGTGGAATGTCGGCAGCGCGCGTTACCTTCAAGGCCTGGGCTTTAAGGCACTGGCCACCACCAGCGCCGGCCACGCCCATGCGATGGGCTATCCCGACGGCGCGCAATCCCGCGACGAAGTGCTGGCACATTACAAGGAGCTCGCGGCCGCAACCGACGTGCCGCTCAACGCCGATTTCGAGAACGGCTTCGCCGACGATCCGGATACCGTCGCCGAGAACGTGACGCGCTGCATCGCGACCGGCGTGGCCGGACTGTCGATCGAGGACTCGCCGCAGCACGGCCAGTTCCCGCTCTACGACTTCGACCTGGCGCTGGCCCGCGGGAAGGCGGCGCGCGCCGCCATCGACAAGGCGGGTGGCGACGTGGTGTTCACGGCGCGCACCGAGGGCTTCATCCGCGGCCGGCCCGATCTCGACGAGACCATCCGCCGGCTGAAGGCGTTCGCCGACGCCGGCGCCGACTGCCTCTACTCGCCGGGCATCAAGACGCGCGAGCAGATCGAGGCGACCGTGAAAGCGGTCGGCGGCAAGCCGATCAACTTCCTCAACAGCGGCGCCTTCGGCTTCACGGTGAGCGATCTCGCCGGCATGGGCGTGCGAAGGATCAGCGTCGGCGGCACGCTGTCGCGCGTCGCCATGGATGCATTCGTCAAATCGGCCAAGGCGATCGCGACCGACGGCAAGTTCGACAGCTTCGCCGGCACCATCAGCAACCAGGAGCTCAACGCTTTCTTCTCGAACGACCGGAAGACATGGTCGTGA
- a CDS encoding GNAT family N-acetyltransferase yields MVVNEGLPVGEAVDATPAPMPGAVTLKGRYGSVERLDAAKHSPSLWAAMAGHDPIWTYIFVTSPSDEAAFRSTIAEYERHRERIFYAVVDDKGAALGILSLMEIRPAMRVIEVGNIVYAPALQRTPLGTEAQYLIARYAIETLGYRRYEWKCDSLNAPSRRAAARYGFTYEGTFRQHMIVKGRNRDTAWFSILDSEWPARRAAFERWLTPENFDSNGRQKAKLGEA; encoded by the coding sequence ATGGTCGTGAACGAAGGGCTTCCGGTCGGCGAAGCAGTCGACGCCACGCCCGCGCCGATGCCCGGCGCGGTCACACTCAAGGGCCGCTACGGATCGGTCGAGCGGCTCGATGCGGCGAAGCACAGCCCATCGCTGTGGGCCGCAATGGCCGGCCACGACCCCATCTGGACCTATATCTTTGTAACCAGCCCATCCGATGAAGCCGCCTTCCGCAGCACCATCGCGGAATACGAGCGCCACAGAGAGCGGATTTTCTACGCGGTCGTCGACGACAAAGGCGCCGCGCTGGGCATCCTTTCGCTGATGGAAATCCGCCCGGCGATGCGCGTCATCGAGGTGGGCAACATCGTCTACGCGCCGGCTCTGCAGCGCACGCCGCTCGGCACCGAGGCGCAATATCTGATCGCGCGCTATGCGATCGAGACACTGGGTTACCGGCGCTACGAGTGGAAATGCGACAGCCTGAACGCGCCGTCAAGGCGCGCCGCTGCGCGCTACGGCTTCACCTATGAGGGCACCTTTCGGCAGCACATGATCGTCAAGGGCCGGAACCGCGACACCGCCTGGTTCTCGATCCTCGACAGCGAATGGCCGGCGCGGAGGGCCGCGTTCGAGCGCTGGCTCACGCCGGAAAATTTCGATAGCAATGGAAGGCAGAAAGCCAAGCTCGGCGAAGCATGA
- the denD gene encoding D-erythronate dehydrogenase produces the protein MHVLITGAAGMIGRKLTEQLITDRELMSQPVEKLTLLDVVAPARPAGFSDHVKTRAADLAEPGVAEKAISERPEVIFHLAGVVSGEAELDFDKGYRVNLDGGRALLEAIRNAGDGYKPRVVFSSSMAVYGAPFPNAIPDDFNLTPLTSYGTQKAIIELMLADYTRRGILEGVGIRLPSIVVRPGKPNKAASGFFSGIIREPLAGMEALLPVAESVVHTHASPRSAVGFLIHGAELPREQIEPHINLTMPGVCCTVGEQIEALRRVAGDKVASRIRREPDPLVVRIVDGWPQRLAGERATALGFTVERTFDEIIRVHIDEDLGGKFVN, from the coding sequence ATGCATGTCCTGATCACCGGTGCTGCTGGCATGATCGGCCGCAAGCTCACCGAGCAGCTGATCACCGATCGCGAGCTGATGAGCCAGCCGGTCGAAAAGCTGACCCTGCTGGATGTGGTGGCGCCGGCGCGCCCCGCGGGCTTTTCCGACCATGTGAAGACCCGCGCCGCGGACTTGGCCGAACCGGGCGTCGCCGAAAAGGCGATCTCCGAGCGGCCGGAGGTGATCTTTCATCTGGCCGGCGTGGTGTCCGGCGAAGCCGAGCTCGATTTCGACAAAGGCTATCGCGTCAATCTCGATGGCGGCCGGGCGCTGCTGGAAGCCATCCGCAACGCGGGTGACGGCTACAAGCCCCGCGTGGTGTTTTCGTCGTCGATGGCGGTCTATGGCGCGCCCTTCCCAAACGCCATCCCGGACGATTTCAACCTCACGCCGCTCACGTCCTACGGCACGCAGAAGGCGATCATCGAGCTGATGCTCGCCGACTACACGCGGCGCGGCATTCTCGAAGGCGTCGGCATCCGGTTGCCCTCGATCGTGGTGCGGCCCGGCAAACCGAACAAGGCCGCGTCGGGCTTCTTCTCCGGCATTATCCGCGAGCCGCTGGCCGGAATGGAAGCCCTGCTGCCGGTCGCCGAAAGCGTGGTGCACACGCATGCAAGCCCGCGTTCGGCGGTGGGCTTCCTCATTCATGGCGCGGAGCTGCCGCGCGAGCAGATCGAGCCGCACATCAACCTCACCATGCCGGGCGTGTGCTGCACGGTCGGCGAGCAGATCGAGGCGCTGCGGCGCGTCGCGGGCGACAAGGTCGCCTCCCGCATCCGCCGCGAGCCCGATCCGCTGGTGGTGCGCATCGTCGACGGCTGGCCGCAGCGGCTTGCGGGCGAGCGGGCCACCGCGCTCGGCTTTACCGTCGAGCGGACGTTTGACGAGATCATCCGCGTGCACATCGACGAAGACCTGGGCGGCAAGTTCGTGAACTAG
- a CDS encoding Bug family tripartite tricarboxylate transporter substrate binding protein, whose amino-acid sequence MLVRFIAVAITSIAIVTSAAAQSGSFPDKSIKVIVPFAAGGGIDVMARLYAEKAKDKLGVPIIVENRPGASATIGGQAVHQSAPDGYTLLFVPITHVMANVVLKSVPYDAVNDFTPVARVGEGPLLVVMSPKMPQKSLAAVAAAAREKPSDWTVATSGLGSAGHIASIALREAAKADLTITPYRGTAPALTDIMGGHIQLLIDSVITLLPPARDGKVKALAITSPKRSSLAPEIPTAAESGMPSLAFGSWFGFFGPKGMPPDVVARLNTIFNETSQKLAAENRLTELGVEPVAETPEQFGRFIRTQVALGTKLLQSAGFKPE is encoded by the coding sequence ATGCTGGTTCGGTTCATCGCCGTCGCAATCACTTCCATCGCGATCGTCACGTCCGCGGCTGCGCAATCCGGTTCTTTCCCGGACAAAAGCATCAAGGTCATCGTGCCGTTTGCAGCCGGCGGCGGCATCGATGTGATGGCGCGGCTCTATGCCGAGAAAGCCAAGGACAAGCTTGGCGTGCCGATCATCGTCGAGAACCGTCCCGGCGCAAGCGCCACCATCGGCGGACAGGCCGTGCATCAATCAGCGCCGGACGGCTATACGCTGCTGTTCGTGCCGATCACCCACGTGATGGCCAATGTGGTGCTGAAATCCGTGCCTTACGACGCGGTGAACGATTTCACGCCGGTGGCGCGCGTGGGGGAAGGTCCGCTGCTCGTCGTGATGTCACCCAAGATGCCGCAGAAGTCACTCGCGGCAGTCGCGGCGGCGGCGCGCGAGAAGCCATCGGACTGGACCGTCGCGACCTCCGGCCTCGGTTCGGCCGGTCACATCGCTTCGATCGCCCTTCGCGAGGCGGCCAAAGCCGATCTGACCATCACGCCCTATCGCGGCACGGCACCGGCGCTGACCGATATCATGGGCGGTCACATCCAGCTTCTGATCGATTCGGTCATCACGCTGCTGCCGCCCGCGCGCGACGGCAAGGTCAAGGCCCTGGCCATCACGTCGCCGAAACGAAGCTCGCTGGCGCCGGAGATTCCGACCGCCGCGGAAAGCGGCATGCCGAGCCTCGCGTTCGGCTCATGGTTCGGCTTCTTCGGTCCGAAGGGCATGCCGCCCGATGTGGTGGCGAGGCTCAACACCATCTTCAACGAAACCAGCCAGAAGCTTGCGGCCGAAAACCGTCTGACGGAGCTTGGCGTCGAGCCGGTGGCCGAGACGCCGGAGCAGTTTGGGCGTTTCATCCGCACCCAGGTCGCGCTCGGCACCAAGCTGCTGCAGAGCGCAGGCTTCAAGCCGGAATAA
- the sfsA gene encoding DNA/RNA nuclease SfsA: MRFSAPLIPATLVKRYKRFLADVVLPDGSTITAHVANPGAMIGLAEPGSRVWLSKSDNPKRKLSHSWELIEVDFGGGRELVGVNTGHPNPLVGAALAVGALPELSGYDNIRREVKYGKNSRVDFLLESATKPLCYVEIKNVHMMRRTGLAEFPDAKTERGAKHLEELGDMVEQGARAVMLYLIQIGSAKSFKLARDIDPKYGAAFDRARKRGVEAVAWKCRIEEGGIEIDSPVPIDE, encoded by the coding sequence ATGCGGTTCTCAGCGCCCCTCATCCCGGCCACGCTCGTCAAGCGCTACAAGCGTTTCCTCGCCGACGTGGTGCTGCCGGACGGCTCGACGATCACCGCTCATGTCGCCAATCCCGGCGCGATGATCGGCCTCGCCGAGCCGGGCTCGCGGGTGTGGCTGTCGAAGTCGGACAATCCGAAGCGCAAGCTGTCGCACAGTTGGGAATTGATCGAGGTGGATTTCGGCGGCGGACGGGAATTGGTCGGCGTCAACACCGGTCATCCCAATCCGCTTGTGGGAGCGGCGCTCGCGGTTGGCGCCCTGCCCGAGTTGAGCGGCTACGACAACATCCGCCGCGAGGTGAAGTACGGCAAGAATTCCCGGGTGGATTTCCTGCTGGAAAGCGCGACGAAGCCACTGTGCTACGTTGAAATCAAGAACGTGCACATGATGCGCAGGACGGGCCTCGCCGAATTTCCCGACGCCAAGACCGAGCGCGGCGCCAAGCATCTGGAAGAGCTCGGTGACATGGTGGAGCAAGGCGCCCGCGCCGTGATGCTGTACCTGATCCAGATCGGCTCGGCGAAGTCGTTCAAGCTCGCGCGCGACATCGATCCGAAATACGGCGCGGCGTTCGATCGCGCGCGCAAGCGCGGCGTCGAGGCGGTCGCCTGGAAATGCCGGATCGAAGAGGGTGGCATCGAGATCGACAGCCCCGTCCCGATCGACGAATAA
- a CDS encoding CaiB/BaiF CoA transferase family protein yields MTDPETQPIRFDPNVRGPLNGVRVLDLSRLVAGNMVSLQLGDFGADVIKVEPPSGDPLRDWRDGGKSLHWKTYARNKRSIVLDLRKDAAKNALLRLVANADVFIENYRPGTLEEMALGPDVLHKANPNLIIVRVSGFGQTGPYAELPGFGTLVEAMSGFATRTGFPDREPVLPPLALADMIAGLYGAFATVTALRARDNGATRGQVIDLSLLESIFSVLGPEAAIYAQTGAVKERVGSASNTSSPRNVYRCADGHYVALSGSTQAMAMRLFETIGRADMINDPRFATNSDRVKHRPLVDEAVGAWFATRTRDEALRLMREASVTVGPVYTIADAVDDPHFRGRGIIVDVEDRDLGQVPMHNIVPRLSQTPGTWQKPAPELGEHTDAILSEAGFDRGAIAALRESGAAA; encoded by the coding sequence ATGACGGATCCCGAAACCCAGCCGATCCGCTTCGATCCCAACGTCCGCGGCCCGCTGAACGGCGTCCGCGTGCTCGACCTGTCGCGGCTGGTCGCCGGCAACATGGTCTCGCTGCAACTCGGCGATTTCGGCGCCGACGTCATCAAAGTGGAGCCGCCGTCGGGCGATCCGCTGCGGGACTGGCGCGACGGCGGCAAGTCGCTGCACTGGAAGACCTATGCGCGCAACAAGCGCTCGATCGTTCTCGACCTGCGAAAGGATGCCGCGAAGAATGCGCTGCTGCGGTTGGTCGCGAATGCCGACGTGTTCATCGAGAACTACCGGCCGGGCACGCTGGAAGAGATGGCGCTCGGCCCCGACGTGTTGCACAAGGCCAACCCGAATCTGATCATCGTGCGCGTGTCGGGCTTCGGCCAGACCGGACCTTATGCAGAATTGCCGGGCTTCGGCACGCTGGTGGAGGCGATGAGCGGCTTTGCGACGCGCACCGGATTTCCGGACCGCGAGCCGGTGCTGCCGCCGCTCGCGCTCGCCGACATGATCGCGGGGCTCTACGGCGCGTTCGCCACGGTGACGGCGCTGCGCGCCCGCGACAACGGCGCAACGCGCGGTCAGGTGATCGACCTTTCGCTCCTGGAGTCGATCTTTTCGGTGCTGGGCCCCGAAGCCGCGATCTATGCGCAGACCGGCGCCGTCAAGGAGCGCGTCGGCAGCGCCTCCAACACCTCGTCGCCGCGCAATGTCTACCGCTGCGCCGACGGTCATTACGTCGCGCTATCCGGCTCGACCCAGGCGATGGCGATGCGCCTGTTCGAGACCATCGGCCGCGCCGACATGATCAATGACCCGCGCTTCGCCACCAACAGCGATCGGGTCAAGCACCGCCCGCTGGTCGACGAGGCGGTCGGCGCGTGGTTCGCAACGCGTACGCGCGACGAAGCATTGAGGCTGATGCGTGAGGCGAGCGTCACGGTCGGGCCGGTCTACACGATCGCGGACGCGGTGGATGATCCGCATTTCCGCGGACGCGGCATCATCGTCGATGTGGAGGATCGGGATCTGGGCCAGGTGCCGATGCACAACATCGTGCCGCGGCTATCACAGACGCCGGGCACCTGGCAGAAGCCAGCACCGGAGCTCGGCGAGCACACGGATGCGATTCTGAGTGAGGCAGGCTTCGACCGCGGGGCGATCGCAGCACTTCGCGAGAGCGGCGCTGCTGCGTGA
- a CDS encoding pirin family protein, with amino-acid sequence MSIRPVKKIIQSKPTLEGAGVHLRRAFGFGDTKEFDPFLLLDDFRNDNPEEYSAGFPWHPHRGIETITYVLAGEVDHGDSLGNKGTLGAGDVQWMTAGSGIMHQEMPRGDTQGRMHGFQLWANLPRAFKMTAPRYQDIKAADIPEVIDDDGTKVRIITGDFWGKKGPVEGVAADPRYLDISVAPGKRKTFKVEVDRHAFAYIFAGSGAFVSASKPFGILTEKEVDGQEIKVREQTGNRSLIVFDRGDEVTVQAGEEGVRFLLVSGKPIEEPVAWYGPIVMNTQAELQQAVSELRNGTFIKKQ; translated from the coding sequence ATGTCCATCCGTCCCGTCAAGAAGATCATCCAGTCCAAGCCCACGCTCGAAGGCGCGGGCGTGCATCTGCGGCGCGCCTTCGGCTTCGGCGACACCAAGGAGTTCGATCCGTTCCTGCTGCTGGATGATTTCCGCAACGACAATCCGGAGGAGTATTCCGCCGGTTTCCCGTGGCATCCGCATCGCGGCATCGAGACGATCACTTACGTGCTCGCTGGCGAGGTCGATCACGGCGATAGCCTCGGCAACAAGGGCACGCTCGGTGCAGGCGACGTGCAGTGGATGACCGCGGGCAGCGGCATCATGCATCAGGAGATGCCGCGCGGCGACACGCAGGGCCGCATGCACGGCTTCCAGCTCTGGGCCAACCTGCCGCGCGCGTTCAAGATGACGGCGCCGCGTTATCAGGACATCAAGGCCGCCGACATTCCGGAGGTGATCGATGATGACGGCACCAAGGTGCGGATCATCACCGGCGACTTCTGGGGCAAGAAGGGCCCGGTCGAGGGTGTCGCCGCCGATCCGCGCTATCTCGACATCTCGGTAGCACCCGGCAAGCGCAAGACCTTCAAGGTCGAGGTCGACCGGCACGCCTTCGCCTACATCTTCGCGGGCTCGGGCGCCTTCGTGTCCGCGTCGAAGCCGTTCGGCATTCTGACCGAGAAGGAGGTCGACGGCCAGGAGATCAAGGTGCGCGAGCAGACCGGCAACCGCTCGTTGATCGTGTTCGACCGTGGCGACGAGGTCACGGTGCAGGCCGGCGAAGAGGGCGTGCGCTTCCTCCTGGTGTCAGGCAAGCCGATCGAGGAGCCGGTCGCCTGGTACGGGCCGATCGTGATGAACACCCAGGCCGAGTTGCAGCAGGCGGTGAGCGAGCTGCGCAACGGCACGTTCATCAAGAAGCAGTAA
- a CDS encoding NADPH-dependent FMN reductase, translating to MAAFKIAVIVGSNRRESINRKFAQALAKLGSDKFDFKFVQIDDLPLYNQDHESNLPPSVVRFKAELAEADGVLFVTPEHNRSIPAVLKNAIDWGSRPWGKNSWTGKVGAVTGAAQGAISTALAQQHLRHILGAQGVVLSGGEAYLQFKQGLIDANDVVTDEGTRGFLKGFLDQFAVLVGKLAVPAAKAA from the coding sequence ATGGCCGCTTTCAAGATCGCCGTCATCGTCGGCAGCAACCGCCGCGAGTCCATCAACCGCAAGTTCGCCCAGGCGCTGGCGAAGCTCGGTTCCGACAAGTTCGATTTCAAGTTCGTGCAAATCGACGATCTGCCGCTCTACAACCAGGACCATGAGAGCAATCTCCCGCCGAGCGTCGTTCGCTTCAAGGCCGAGCTCGCGGAGGCTGACGGTGTGCTGTTCGTCACTCCCGAGCACAACCGGTCGATCCCGGCGGTTCTGAAAAACGCCATCGACTGGGGTTCGCGGCCGTGGGGCAAGAACTCTTGGACCGGCAAGGTCGGGGCGGTGACGGGGGCCGCGCAGGGCGCGATCAGCACGGCGTTGGCGCAGCAGCACCTTCGTCATATCCTCGGCGCCCAAGGCGTTGTGCTCTCGGGCGGCGAAGCCTACCTCCAGTTCAAGCAAGGCCTGATTGATGCCAACGACGTCGTCACCGACGAAGGCACCCGGGGATTCCTGAAAGGTTTCCTCGATCAGTTCGCCGTGCTGGTCGGCAAGCTCGCGGTCCCGGCCGCGAAAGCCGCATAA
- a CDS encoding winged helix-turn-helix transcriptional regulator: MTVRAKQEGTKPIPGNLHVPDECRAVSEVLAHIGDKWTILVVNELGNGPRRFNEIRRALGSISQRMLTLTLRNLERDGLVTRTVFPTIPPKVEYELTGLGRSLLVPVSGIGLWARQNRAAIEAARKRFDATADAAR; this comes from the coding sequence ATGACTGTGCGGGCCAAGCAAGAAGGCACAAAACCGATACCGGGTAACCTCCATGTGCCCGACGAGTGCCGGGCGGTCAGCGAGGTGCTGGCCCACATCGGCGACAAATGGACCATTCTGGTGGTCAACGAGCTCGGCAACGGCCCGCGGCGTTTCAACGAGATCCGGCGGGCGCTCGGCAGCATCTCGCAGCGCATGCTGACGTTGACCTTGCGCAACCTGGAACGCGACGGCCTCGTCACTCGAACCGTGTTCCCGACCATCCCGCCCAAGGTCGAATATGAATTGACCGGGCTCGGCCGCTCGCTGCTGGTGCCGGTCAGCGGCATCGGGCTCTGGGCGCGGCAGAACCGCGCTGCAATCGAGGCCGCGCGCAAGCGCTTCGACGCCACGGCTGACGCCGCACGATGA